One segment of Palaemon carinicauda isolate YSFRI2023 chromosome 35, ASM3689809v2, whole genome shotgun sequence DNA contains the following:
- the LOC137627855 gene encoding uncharacterized protein, which produces MTGGSIVSAAPDLVSGCLAVIQRLLTAATRRKTWHNHKAALTAYLHTNIPHNLRQRLQERVLADWRVYDTVTLRLLELLFSSATSSLELIYVRTFYRDGFVNLLPRLTGLTHLRIQDPVWTLSRRQLGVTLVSISKMTYLRVLTLQYCGHDALLAAAGASCPHLQVVDMMGARGVTDEGVWSLVTVKPGGWGGSGLTALEEDIVRKKSIAVRLGKCWGAAVKSITSKLVFALMEPKDPKLLKHMRSDEEDSFCWSRCTSSLIRVDLRCTNVTPVGVAILKQALLTRARIEHDSIRE; this is translated from the exons ATGACAGGTGGCAGCATTGTATCTGCGGCGCCGGATCTGGTGTCAGGATGCCTGGCAGTGATACAGCGGCTACTGACGGCGGCGACGAGACGAAAGACTTGGCACAATCACAAGGCAGCCCTCACGGCCTACCTCCACACCAACATTCCCCACAACCTTCGGCAGCGCCTACAG GAACGAGTTTTGGCCGACTGGAGGGTGTATGACACGGTGACCCTACGTCTCCTGGAATTGCTCTTCTCTTCCGCGACGTCTTCCTTAGAGCTCATTTACGTCAGGACCTTCTACAGGGATGGCTTCGTCAATCTCTTGCCAAGACTCACGGGCCTTACGCATCTGCGTATACAG GACCCTGTATGGACGCTTAGCAGACGACAACTAGGGGTCACTCTTGTGTCTATTTCTAAAATGACCTACCTAAGGGTGCTGACCTTACAGTACTGTGGGCATGACGCCCTTTTGGCAGCTGCAGGTGCAAGCTGTCCTCACCTACAG GTTGTGGACATGATGGGCGCGAGAGGAGTGACCGACGAAGGCGTCTGGTCTCTCGTGACGGTGAAGCCCGGTGGCTGGGGCGGCAGCGGCCTAACGGCGCTGGAAGAGGACATCGTCAGGAAGAAGAGTATAGCGGTCAGACTAGGGAAGTGTTGGGGAGCCGCCGTGAAGAGCATCACCTCCAAGCTAGTCTTCGCCCTCATGGAGCCCAAGGATCCTAAA CTGTTGAAACACATGCGATCAGATGAAGAGGATTCTTTCTGCTGGAGTCGATGCACTTCATCCTTGATTCGAGTTGACCTCCGCTGCACCAACGTCACCCCAGTTGGTGTGGCAATCTTGAAACAGGCTTTGCTGACCAGGGCGCGGATAGAACACGACAGTATCCGCGAATAA